Proteins co-encoded in one Cytophaga hutchinsonii ATCC 33406 genomic window:
- the holA gene encoding DNA polymerase III subunit delta, whose protein sequence is MAETSSAPDKVLKDLKEGKYAPVYFLQGEEPYFIDLISSYIENNCLPESERGFNQTILYGKDTNVSTILQNARKYPMFSERQVVMVKEAQDVSDLTKDSTEKFLMAYLENPLPTTILVFCHKYKKLDARKKITKHLQKYSVFVESAKLYDNKLPEWINGYFREKNYRIDPKAVVLLAESIGTDLSRMANEIDKLLINVKDPAITITEDLIEKYVGVSKEYNVFELQKAIGVRDIIKANKIVNHFESNPKANPIVMVLSSLFTYYLKILAIHAATDKSEASLAKVVGVHPFFVKEYINASRINDINKCISCVRAIREADKMVKGYTVVNVTDGFILKELLFKLLH, encoded by the coding sequence ATGGCTGAAACCAGTTCTGCTCCGGATAAAGTATTAAAAGACCTTAAGGAAGGTAAATACGCTCCTGTATATTTTTTGCAGGGAGAGGAACCCTATTTTATAGATCTAATATCCAGTTATATAGAAAATAACTGTTTGCCGGAATCGGAGAGAGGATTTAATCAGACGATCCTGTATGGCAAAGATACCAATGTTTCTACCATTCTTCAGAATGCCCGCAAGTATCCGATGTTTTCGGAAAGGCAGGTAGTAATGGTTAAGGAAGCACAGGATGTTTCGGATCTGACCAAAGATTCAACAGAGAAATTTTTAATGGCATATCTCGAAAATCCATTGCCTACAACCATTCTGGTATTTTGCCACAAGTATAAAAAACTGGATGCCCGTAAAAAAATAACCAAGCACCTGCAGAAGTATTCGGTGTTTGTTGAATCTGCCAAACTTTACGATAATAAATTGCCTGAATGGATTAATGGCTATTTCAGGGAAAAGAATTACAGGATTGATCCGAAGGCGGTCGTTCTATTGGCCGAATCTATTGGTACGGATCTTTCCCGAATGGCAAATGAAATTGATAAGCTGCTCATCAACGTTAAAGATCCTGCTATAACCATCACCGAAGATTTAATCGAAAAATATGTTGGCGTGAGCAAAGAATACAATGTCTTTGAATTACAAAAAGCTATCGGTGTACGGGATATAATAAAAGCGAATAAAATCGTTAATCATTTTGAATCCAATCCAAAAGCGAATCCGATTGTAATGGTGCTGTCAAGTTTGTTTACTTACTATCTTAAAATACTGGCGATTCATGCCGCCACAGATAAGAGTGAAGCAAGCCTGGCAAAGGTTGTTGGTGTACATCCATTCTTTGTAAAAGAATACATCAATGCGTCGCGCATCAATGATATTAATAAATGCATCTCTTGTGTGCGCGCCATTCGTGAAGCGGACAAAATGGTGAAAGGGTATACGGTTGTTAATGTTACCGATGGCTTTATTTTAAAAGAATTATTGTTTAAATTATTACATTGA